In Streptomyces sp. NBC_00878, a single window of DNA contains:
- a CDS encoding cell wall metabolism sensor histidine kinase WalK, with the protein MDVNAAVAAAAAIAGVLTGVIAMLAFRWSEREQKRPTRTSLHTDPVLPPGVDTVLSVLRSSAVVLDEADAVVKASSAAYALGLVRGGKLAVEPMLQMARDTRRDGEIRQVELDLPRRGTGRGEALAVSARVAPLGSRLVLLLVEDLTEARRIEAVRRDFVANVSHELKTPVGALSLLSEAVMGASDDPEAVERFAGRMQIEATRLTNLVQELIDLSRVQNDDPLEDAEPVGVDELVAEAIDRCRHQAGTKQITMAAGGTADLSIWGNRGQLAAALGNLVENAVNYSPARTRVGIAARRVTAPGGDLIEIAVTDQGIGISDKDKERVFERFYRVDPARSRATGGTGLGLAIVKHVAASHSGEVTVWSSEGQGSTFTLRLPEAGAARDRATDDQTPGLDEDDETGETDGTTTVSSPYEPFSAPEVLP; encoded by the coding sequence ATGGACGTGAACGCGGCGGTCGCCGCAGCGGCAGCGATCGCCGGTGTGCTCACCGGTGTCATCGCCATGCTGGCGTTCCGCTGGAGCGAGCGGGAACAGAAACGCCCCACCCGCACCTCCCTGCACACGGACCCGGTGCTTCCGCCGGGCGTGGACACGGTCCTGTCCGTGCTCCGCTCCTCCGCGGTCGTCCTCGACGAGGCCGACGCCGTGGTCAAGGCGAGCTCGGCAGCGTACGCCCTCGGTCTCGTCCGGGGTGGAAAACTGGCCGTCGAGCCGATGCTCCAGATGGCTCGCGACACGCGCAGGGACGGGGAGATACGGCAGGTCGAGCTGGACCTGCCCCGGCGGGGCACCGGCCGTGGCGAGGCACTCGCCGTGTCCGCCCGGGTGGCGCCGCTCGGCTCCCGGCTCGTACTGCTCCTCGTCGAGGACCTCACCGAGGCCCGCCGGATCGAGGCCGTACGACGCGACTTCGTCGCCAACGTCAGCCATGAGCTCAAGACCCCCGTCGGCGCGCTCTCGCTCCTCTCCGAGGCCGTCATGGGCGCCTCCGACGACCCGGAAGCGGTGGAACGCTTCGCCGGGCGGATGCAGATAGAGGCCACCCGCCTCACCAACCTCGTCCAGGAGCTCATCGACCTCTCCCGGGTCCAGAACGACGATCCCCTGGAGGACGCCGAGCCCGTTGGCGTCGACGAACTGGTCGCCGAGGCGATCGACCGCTGCCGCCACCAGGCCGGTACGAAGCAGATCACCATGGCCGCCGGCGGTACCGCCGACCTGAGTATCTGGGGCAACCGGGGTCAGCTGGCCGCCGCGCTGGGCAACCTCGTGGAGAACGCCGTCAACTACTCGCCCGCCCGCACTCGGGTGGGCATAGCCGCGCGCCGGGTCACCGCGCCCGGCGGAGACCTCATCGAGATCGCCGTGACCGACCAGGGCATCGGCATCTCCGACAAGGACAAGGAGCGCGTCTTCGAGCGCTTCTATCGTGTGGATCCGGCCCGCTCCCGCGCCACAGGCGGTACGGGACTCGGGCTCGCGATCGTCAAGCACGTGGCCGCCTCGCACAGCGGGGAGGTCACGGTGTGGAGCTCCGAGGGTCAGGGCTCCACCTTCACCCTGAGGCTGCCGGAGGCGGGCGCGGCCCGCGACCGCGCGACCGACGACCAGACACCCGGCCTCGACGAAGACGACGAGACCGGTGAGACCGACGGGACGACCACCGTCTCATCCCCGTACGAACCCTTTTCTGCCCCGGAGGTCCTTCCGTGA
- the phoU gene encoding phosphate signaling complex protein PhoU: MRDAYHEELDSIGEGLVEMARLVGSAIGRATTAILDSDLKLAESVIAGDQKVDDLQHDLEARAIALLARQQPVATDLRIVVTSLRMSADLERSGDLAQHVAKLARLRFPERAIPHDLHATILEMGQLAQRLMAKAAEVIITNDVDLALQLEQDDDAMDLLHRTLFQHLLDDRWKHGIETAVDVTLLGRYYERFADHAVSVANRVVYLVTGEHADELQAAPQVEGA; encoded by the coding sequence ATGCGGGACGCGTACCACGAGGAACTTGACTCGATCGGCGAGGGCCTGGTTGAGATGGCCCGTCTCGTCGGCTCGGCGATCGGTCGCGCGACGACGGCGATCCTCGACTCCGATCTGAAGCTGGCGGAGAGCGTGATCGCGGGCGACCAGAAGGTCGACGATCTCCAGCACGACCTCGAAGCACGGGCGATAGCACTGCTGGCCCGGCAGCAGCCCGTGGCCACCGACCTGCGGATCGTCGTCACCTCGCTCCGTATGTCCGCCGACCTGGAGCGCTCCGGCGACCTCGCCCAGCATGTGGCGAAGCTCGCCCGGCTCCGCTTCCCGGAGCGCGCGATCCCGCACGACCTGCACGCCACGATCCTGGAGATGGGCCAGCTCGCGCAGCGCCTGATGGCGAAGGCCGCGGAGGTCATCATCACCAACGACGTCGACCTCGCGCTGCAGCTGGAGCAGGACGACGACGCGATGGACCTCCTCCACCGCACGCTCTTCCAGCACCTGCTGGACGACCGCTGGAAGCACGGCATCGAGACGGCGGTGGACGTCACGCTGCTCGGCCGCTACTACGAACGCTTCGCCGACCACGCGGTGTCCGTGGCGAACCGGGTGGTGTACCTGGTGACGGGCGAACACGCGGACGAACTGCAGGCGGCGCCGCAGGTGGAAGGGGCGTAA
- a CDS encoding phosphoglyceromutase produces MADAPYKLILLRHGESEWNAKNLFTGWVDVNLNEKGEKEAVRGGELLKDADLLPDVVHTSLQKRAIRTAQLALESADRHWIPVQRSWRLNERHYGALQGKDKAQTLAEFGEEQFMLWRRSYDTPPPPLEDGTEFSQSADPRYATIPPELRPRTECLKDVVIRMLPYWYDGIVPDLLAGRTVLVAAHGNSLRALVKHLDNISDADIAGLNIPTGIPLAYELDEAFKPLNPGGTYLDPDAAAAAIEAVKNQGKKK; encoded by the coding sequence ATGGCCGACGCACCGTACAAGCTGATCCTCCTCCGCCACGGCGAGAGCGAATGGAACGCCAAGAACCTGTTCACCGGCTGGGTGGACGTCAACCTCAACGAGAAGGGCGAGAAGGAGGCAGTCCGCGGCGGCGAGCTCCTGAAGGACGCCGACCTTCTCCCCGACGTGGTCCACACGTCCCTCCAGAAGCGTGCGATCCGCACGGCCCAACTGGCCCTCGAATCCGCGGACCGCCACTGGATCCCGGTCCAGCGCAGCTGGCGCCTGAACGAGCGCCACTACGGCGCCCTCCAGGGCAAGGACAAGGCGCAGACCCTCGCGGAGTTCGGCGAGGAGCAGTTCATGCTGTGGCGCCGCTCGTACGACACACCGCCGCCCCCGCTGGAGGACGGCACGGAGTTCTCCCAGTCCGCCGACCCGCGCTACGCGACGATCCCGCCGGAACTCCGCCCGCGCACGGAGTGCCTGAAGGACGTCGTCATCCGCATGCTCCCGTACTGGTACGACGGCATCGTCCCCGACCTCCTGGCAGGCCGCACGGTCCTGGTCGCGGCCCACGGCAACAGCCTCCGGGCCCTGGTCAAGCACCTCGACAACATCTCGGACGCGGACATCGCGGGCCTGAACATCCCAACGGGCATCCCACTCGCATACGAACTGGACGAGGCCTTCAAGCCGCTGAACCCGGGCGGAACTTACCTGGACCCGGACGCGGCTGCGGCGGCGATCGAGGCTGTCAAGAACCAGGGCAAGAAGAAGTAG
- a CDS encoding DUF2000 domain-containing protein, protein MNAEPLPTEPVRAEPVRFDTKIAVLLREDLEPWQRLNVTAFLVSGIGASVPEVIGEPYEDADGIGYLPMFRQPVLVFEGTKETLTAAHARVLSRALPRALFTSDLFTTGHDRDNRAAVRAVRTAELDLVGLAVYGPRNAVDKVLKGARMHP, encoded by the coding sequence ATGAACGCCGAACCTCTCCCCACGGAACCTGTCCGCGCCGAACCCGTCCGCTTCGACACAAAGATCGCCGTCCTGCTGCGGGAGGACCTGGAGCCGTGGCAGCGGCTGAACGTGACCGCGTTCCTCGTGAGCGGGATCGGGGCGTCCGTACCCGAGGTGATCGGAGAGCCGTACGAGGACGCGGACGGTATCGGCTACCTGCCGATGTTCCGGCAGCCGGTCCTGGTCTTCGAGGGTACGAAGGAGACACTGACGGCGGCCCACGCGCGCGTGCTGTCCCGGGCGCTGCCCCGCGCGCTCTTCACCTCCGACCTGTTCACCACCGGCCATGACCGAGACAACCGCGCGGCGGTACGGGCCGTACGGACCGCGGAACTGGATCTGGTGGGCCTCGCGGTGTACGGACCGCGCAACGCGGTGGACAAGGTGCTCAAGGGGGCGAGGATGCATCCCTGA
- a CDS encoding YbjN domain-containing protein, with translation MADVERAAGTIEGVLKDADIEWECPEPGHFVVKLPGTRKLSTTVSLIVGKHSLSLNAFVIRHPDENEAGVHRWLLERNLKLYGVSYAVDRLGDIYVAGKLPLAAVTADEVDRLLGSVLEAADGSFNTLLELGFASAIRKEYAWRVSRGESTRNLDAFGHLTRSSTDG, from the coding sequence ATGGCTGACGTAGAGCGCGCGGCGGGGACCATCGAGGGGGTCCTGAAGGACGCCGACATCGAGTGGGAGTGTCCTGAGCCCGGCCATTTCGTGGTGAAGCTCCCCGGCACCCGCAAGTTGTCGACGACCGTCTCACTGATCGTCGGCAAGCACTCCCTGTCGCTCAACGCCTTCGTGATCCGGCACCCGGACGAGAACGAGGCCGGCGTCCACCGCTGGCTCCTGGAGCGCAACCTCAAGCTCTACGGAGTGAGTTACGCGGTCGACCGCCTCGGCGACATTTATGTGGCGGGCAAGCTCCCGCTCGCCGCGGTCACCGCCGACGAGGTCGACCGGCTCCTCGGCTCGGTCCTGGAGGCCGCCGACGGCAGCTTCAACACCCTCCTGGAGCTCGGTTTCGCCTCCGCGATCCGCAAGGAGTACGCCTGGCGGGTGTCGCGCGGCGAGTCCACGCGCAACTTGGACGCGTTCGGTCATCTGACGCGGAGTTCGACCGACGGTTAG
- a CDS encoding MFS transporter, whose protein sequence is MPLTSLRRVARETVSGLPREFWWLWTSTLVNRLGAFVAAFMALYLTLDRGYSASYAGLVAALHGLGGVISSLGAGVLTDRLGRRPTLLIAQSSTAVCVALLGFVHHPITIAAVAFLVGMASNASRPAVQAMIADIVRPEDRVRAFSLNYWAINLGFAISSAAAGFIAEYSYLAGFLLEAGMTLACAVVVFAKLPESRPERAAKEVGEPEVGLGTVLRDRRFMGVVGLSFLIALIIQQAFVGLPVAMGRAGFTPADYGMAIAVNGVLIVVLQIPVTRFIEHRDPRRLLVVSSLLVGYGFGLTAFAGSVGVFALTVCVWTLGEIVNAPTQTSLVVRLSPTHGRGRYQGMYTMSWSAAALVAPLMSGLVIDRYGAEWLWAACAVVGTVAGVGYGALMRQLPEPDAPDTVNAPDTLNAPNIPNIPAAAAVPEEPEEPEGKAPDAAEACTPVRLRDASSPP, encoded by the coding sequence ATGCCACTCACGTCCCTGAGACGTGTCGCCCGCGAGACCGTGTCCGGGCTCCCCCGCGAGTTCTGGTGGCTGTGGACCAGCACGCTCGTCAACCGGCTCGGCGCGTTCGTCGCCGCCTTCATGGCGCTCTATCTCACCCTCGACCGCGGCTACTCCGCCTCGTACGCCGGACTCGTCGCCGCGCTCCACGGGCTCGGCGGTGTCATCTCCTCCCTCGGCGCGGGCGTCCTCACGGACCGGCTCGGGCGGCGGCCCACCCTCCTCATCGCCCAGTCGTCGACCGCCGTCTGCGTCGCGCTGCTCGGCTTCGTGCACCACCCGATCACGATCGCCGCCGTCGCCTTCCTGGTGGGCATGGCCAGCAATGCATCCCGGCCCGCCGTGCAGGCGATGATCGCCGACATCGTCCGGCCGGAAGACCGCGTGCGGGCCTTCTCCCTCAACTACTGGGCGATCAACCTCGGGTTCGCCATCTCCTCCGCGGCGGCCGGGTTCATCGCCGAGTACAGCTATCTCGCCGGGTTCCTTCTTGAGGCCGGGATGACGCTGGCCTGCGCGGTCGTCGTCTTCGCGAAGCTGCCCGAGTCACGGCCCGAGCGGGCGGCGAAGGAGGTCGGCGAACCCGAGGTCGGGCTCGGGACGGTGCTCCGCGACCGGCGTTTCATGGGCGTCGTCGGGCTGTCCTTCCTCATCGCGCTGATCATCCAGCAGGCGTTCGTGGGACTGCCCGTGGCGATGGGCCGGGCCGGGTTCACGCCCGCCGACTACGGCATGGCGATCGCCGTCAACGGCGTCCTCATCGTCGTCCTCCAGATCCCGGTCACCCGTTTCATCGAGCACCGCGATCCGCGACGCCTGCTCGTCGTCTCCTCGCTCCTCGTCGGGTACGGATTCGGCCTCACCGCCTTCGCCGGCTCGGTCGGCGTCTTCGCCCTCACGGTCTGCGTCTGGACCCTCGGCGAGATCGTGAACGCGCCCACCCAGACGAGCCTCGTCGTTCGCCTGTCCCCGACGCATGGCCGCGGCCGGTACCAGGGCATGTACACCATGTCCTGGTCCGCGGCCGCCCTCGTCGCGCCCCTGATGTCCGGTCTCGTCATCGACCGGTACGGGGCGGAGTGGCTGTGGGCCGCGTGCGCGGTCGTCGGCACGGTGGCCGGTGTGGGGTATGGGGCGCTCATGCGGCAACTGCCGGAGCCGGATGCCCCGGACACCGTGAACGCTCCGGACACCCTGAACGCCCCGAACATCCCGAACATCCCGGCCGCCGCGGCCGTCCCGGAGGAGCCGGAGGAGCCGGAGGGCAAGGCCCCGGACGCCGCCGAGGCGTGTACTCCCGTACGTCTCAGGGATGCATCCTCGCCCCCTTGA
- a CDS encoding GNAT family N-acetyltransferase: MEIRSTTDKDLDVFVDTVHAAFGRFPETPVEGGGLWWSALEMDRCLLALTADGRPVGTAAAHPFELTLPGEILVPASGVTAVGVLPSHRRQGVLSTMMRHQLTELRARGEFLSVLLASEAPIYGRFGYGPATYTARLTVPRHRAALVVPRARTVAGAPAAGSDNGSVEVLRRAECGEILEEVYDRYRRAQPGALSRPHRWWALRAGQPPISPAPRYVAVHRDADGVPDGYASYSIGEPNTLTVDETIATDDAVFMALARYVLGHDLVTQVVFQHVPPGHPLRWQLADFRAGEVSGDMDWLYVRLLDIPHALTARGWFTDGELVLDVDDPFLGEHGSYLLTVQEGKADCIPTDREPDLSLDIRDLGSIYLGGTAPSTLVRAGHIRAHHPSAATLADALFRADRPPHCLHWF; the protein is encoded by the coding sequence ATGGAGATCCGTTCCACGACCGACAAGGATCTCGACGTCTTCGTCGACACAGTCCATGCCGCGTTCGGGCGCTTCCCGGAAACCCCGGTCGAGGGCGGCGGGCTGTGGTGGTCGGCGCTCGAAATGGACCGCTGCCTGCTCGCCCTGACGGCGGACGGGCGGCCCGTCGGCACCGCCGCCGCGCATCCTTTCGAACTCACTCTGCCCGGTGAGATCCTCGTCCCGGCCTCCGGGGTGACCGCCGTCGGCGTCCTGCCCTCCCACCGGCGCCAAGGCGTGCTCAGTACGATGATGCGGCACCAGCTCACCGAGTTGCGGGCCCGAGGAGAGTTCCTCTCCGTGCTGCTGGCCTCCGAGGCCCCGATCTACGGCAGGTTCGGCTACGGACCGGCGACCTACACGGCGCGGCTGACGGTGCCACGCCACCGGGCCGCTCTCGTCGTTCCCCGGGCCCGCACCGTGGCGGGCGCCCCAGCGGCCGGCTCGGACAACGGCTCGGTCGAGGTGCTGCGTCGGGCCGAGTGCGGCGAGATTCTGGAAGAGGTCTACGACCGGTATCGCCGTGCCCAGCCCGGCGCGCTGTCCCGGCCGCACCGCTGGTGGGCCTTGCGCGCGGGGCAGCCCCCGATCTCGCCGGCGCCGCGCTACGTCGCCGTTCACCGGGACGCCGACGGCGTCCCGGACGGGTACGCCAGCTACTCGATCGGCGAACCCAACACCTTGACAGTCGACGAGACCATCGCCACCGACGACGCCGTCTTCATGGCCCTGGCCCGGTACGTACTCGGACACGACCTGGTCACTCAGGTCGTGTTCCAGCATGTCCCGCCCGGGCACCCACTGCGCTGGCAGCTCGCGGACTTCCGCGCTGGCGAGGTGAGCGGCGACATGGACTGGCTCTACGTACGGCTCCTTGACATCCCGCATGCGCTGACCGCACGTGGCTGGTTCACGGACGGCGAACTCGTCCTCGACGTCGACGACCCGTTCCTCGGCGAACACGGCAGCTACCTGCTGACTGTCCAGGAAGGCAAGGCCGACTGCATCCCGACAGACCGGGAGCCCGACCTGTCCCTGGACATACGCGACCTGGGCTCGATCTACCTCGGCGGCACCGCCCCGAGCACGCTCGTGCGTGCCGGACACATCCGGGCCCACCACCCGAGCGCGGCCACCCTCGCCGACGCCCTCTTCCGCGCCGACCGTCCCCCGCACTGCCTGCACTGGTTCTGA
- a CDS encoding AraC family transcriptional regulator produces the protein MVPQREVSAWRPRVPGVVEVFHAHFTEYAYPMHVHDAWTLLIVDAGAVRYDLDRHEHGTPHDSVSLLPPHVPHNGSPVTPYGFRKRVLYLDLSRLDETYIGPAVDTPDLVDPVLRRRVGQLHTALAHPGDELEAESRLTLIGERLRGHLRPGARAGKGSGKGAGKGTGTRTRTRTGDDLSHRSYQAADRPLAHRLRELLDERLVQGVNLEEAARLLHAHPAHLVRAFSGAFGIAPHQYLMARRVDLARRLLLDGRVPGEVAAETGFYDQSHLTRHFKRLVGVAPGRYRVSAGMARRGRRGRS, from the coding sequence ATGGTGCCCCAGCGTGAAGTCTCCGCCTGGCGCCCGCGCGTACCGGGTGTCGTGGAGGTTTTCCACGCCCACTTCACTGAGTACGCGTATCCGATGCACGTCCATGACGCGTGGACGCTGCTGATCGTCGACGCCGGGGCCGTGCGGTACGACCTCGACCGGCACGAGCACGGCACCCCGCACGACTCGGTCTCGCTGCTCCCGCCGCACGTCCCGCACAACGGGTCGCCGGTCACGCCGTACGGCTTCCGCAAGCGTGTGCTGTACCTGGACCTCAGCCGGCTCGACGAGACCTACATCGGTCCGGCGGTCGACACCCCGGACCTCGTCGACCCCGTACTGCGCCGGCGCGTCGGGCAGTTGCACACCGCCCTCGCCCACCCGGGCGACGAACTGGAGGCAGAGAGCAGGCTGACCCTGATCGGGGAGCGGCTGCGCGGCCATCTGCGGCCCGGGGCCCGGGCAGGAAAGGGGTCGGGGAAGGGGGCGGGGAAGGGGACGGGGACTAGGACTAGGACTAGGACGGGGGACGATCTCTCGCATCGCTCCTACCAGGCCGCCGACCGGCCCCTCGCCCACCGTCTGCGCGAACTCCTCGACGAGCGGCTCGTCCAGGGTGTGAACCTGGAGGAGGCCGCGCGGCTGTTGCACGCCCACCCCGCCCACCTGGTACGGGCGTTCAGCGGCGCCTTCGGGATCGCCCCGCACCAGTATCTGATGGCCCGCCGCGTCGACCTCGCCCGCCGCCTTCTCCTGGATGGCCGCGTGCCGGGCGAGGTGGCGGCGGAGACCGGCTTCTACGACCAGTCGCATCTGACCCGCCACTTCAAACGGCTGGTCGGGGTGGCTCCGGGGCGCTACCGCGTCAGCGCAGGCATGGCCCGCAGAGGCCGCAGAGGCCGCAGCTAG
- a CDS encoding IS630 family transposase — translation MAEPVRVRRLTEQEGQKLQRIVRRGTTSTVRFRRAMMLLASAGGNTVPVIANLVQADEDTVRDMIHRFNEIGLACLDPRWAGGRPRLLSDDDEEFVIQTAATRPTKLGKPFTRWSIRKLADHLRRNVARPIRIGREALRCLLARRGVTFQRTKTWKESSDPDFDAKLERIEYALTERPDRTFAFAEFGPLGIRPTSGSCWARKGRTDRLPATFHRTHGVTYFHGCYSVGDDTLWGINRRRKGIGPTWAALRSIRAARPDGAPIYVILDNLSAHKNAHILRWAVRNKVELCFTPTNASWANPIEAHFGPLRQFTIANSNHRNHTTQTRALHAYLRWRNANARHPDVLAAQRRERARIRSEKGIRWGGRSLPVTA, via the coding sequence GTGGCAGAGCCGGTCAGGGTTCGCAGGCTGACCGAGCAGGAGGGGCAGAAGCTGCAGCGGATCGTGAGGCGAGGCACCACCAGCACGGTGCGCTTCCGCCGGGCGATGATGCTGCTGGCCTCGGCGGGCGGGAACACCGTGCCGGTGATCGCGAATTTGGTCCAGGCGGACGAGGACACCGTTCGTGACATGATCCACCGCTTCAACGAGATCGGGCTGGCCTGCCTGGACCCTCGGTGGGCGGGAGGCCGTCCCCGCCTCCTCAGCGATGACGACGAGGAGTTCGTTATCCAGACAGCCGCCACCCGCCCCACCAAGCTTGGCAAACCCTTCACCCGCTGGTCGATCCGCAAGCTCGCCGACCATCTGCGGCGCAACGTCGCCCGACCGATACGCATCGGCCGCGAGGCCCTGCGCTGCCTGCTTGCGCGCCGCGGCGTGACGTTCCAGCGGACCAAGACCTGGAAGGAATCCAGCGACCCGGACTTCGACGCCAAACTGGAGCGGATCGAGTACGCGCTGACCGAACGGCCCGACCGGACCTTCGCCTTCGCCGAGTTCGGACCGCTCGGCATCCGCCCGACCTCCGGGTCCTGCTGGGCCAGGAAGGGTCGCACCGACCGGCTGCCGGCGACCTTCCACCGCACCCATGGGGTGACGTACTTCCACGGCTGCTACTCGGTCGGCGACGACACCCTGTGGGGCATCAACCGGCGCCGCAAAGGCATCGGGCCCACCTGGGCCGCGCTCAGGTCGATCCGTGCGGCACGCCCCGACGGTGCCCCGATCTACGTGATCCTGGACAACCTCTCCGCCCACAAGAACGCGCACATCCTGCGCTGGGCAGTCAGGAACAAGGTCGAGCTGTGCTTCACCCCGACGAACGCATCTTGGGCGAACCCGATCGAGGCGCACTTCGGCCCTCTGCGGCAGTTCACCATCGCCAACTCCAACCACCGCAACCACACCACACAGACCCGAGCACTCCACGCCTACCTGCGTTGGCGCAACGCCAACGCCCGACACCCCGACGTACTGGCCGCCCAACGCCGCGAGCGCGCCCGCATCCGCAGCGAGAAGGGCATCCGCTGGGGCGGACGCTCACTGCCCGTCACAGCCTGA
- the mshA gene encoding D-inositol-3-phosphate glycosyltransferase, with translation MSQYVSRLGRRSPAASSRLRLHRRPRRVAMLSVHTSPLHQPGTGDAGGMNVYIVELAQRLAAINIEVEIFTRATTGALPPKVELAPGVLVRHVDAGPYEGLAKEDLPAQLCAFTHGVMQAWAGHRPGHYDLVHSHYWLSGHVGWLAAERWGAPLVHAMHTMAKVKNAALADGDTPEPAARVIGETQIVRAADRLIANTSEEADELVRHYDAEPGKVAVVHPGVNLDRFRPADGRAAARARLGLPQDALIPLFAGRIQPLKAPDVLLRAVAVLLDERPDLRSNIVVPVVGGPSGSGLAKPEGLQKLAARLGIADVVRFRPPVGQEQLADWFRAASVLVMPSYSESFGLVAIEAQAAGTPVLAAAVGGLPVAVRHKETGFLVPGHNPVDYARVLRDFADNRALPDRMGAAAAWHAKSFGWDTAAAATADVYTAAMHDHRRHVRSHHG, from the coding sequence TCGGACGCCGCTCCCCGGCGGCCTCTTCGAGGCTCAGGCTGCACCGCCGGCCACGCCGCGTCGCGATGCTCTCCGTACACACCTCACCACTGCACCAGCCCGGTACGGGCGACGCCGGCGGCATGAACGTCTACATCGTGGAGCTGGCCCAGCGCCTCGCCGCGATCAACATCGAGGTCGAGATCTTCACGCGCGCGACGACCGGCGCCCTCCCACCGAAGGTGGAACTCGCGCCCGGTGTCCTCGTACGCCACGTGGACGCCGGCCCGTACGAAGGCCTCGCCAAGGAGGACCTGCCCGCCCAGCTCTGCGCGTTCACGCACGGGGTGATGCAGGCCTGGGCCGGTCACCGCCCCGGCCACTACGACCTGGTGCACTCGCACTACTGGCTCTCCGGCCACGTCGGCTGGCTCGCCGCCGAGCGCTGGGGCGCGCCCCTGGTGCACGCGATGCACACCATGGCGAAGGTCAAGAACGCCGCCCTGGCCGACGGCGACACCCCCGAGCCCGCCGCCCGGGTCATCGGCGAGACACAGATCGTGCGCGCCGCCGACCGCCTCATCGCCAACACCTCCGAAGAGGCCGACGAACTCGTACGCCACTACGACGCCGAGCCCGGCAAGGTCGCGGTCGTCCACCCGGGCGTGAACCTCGACCGCTTCCGCCCGGCCGACGGCCGCGCCGCCGCCCGCGCCCGGCTCGGCCTCCCGCAGGACGCCCTGATACCGCTCTTCGCCGGTCGCATCCAGCCCCTCAAGGCGCCCGACGTGCTGCTGCGCGCGGTGGCCGTCCTCCTGGACGAGCGGCCCGACCTCCGCTCGAACATCGTCGTCCCCGTAGTGGGCGGTCCGAGCGGCAGCGGCCTCGCCAAGCCCGAGGGCCTGCAGAAACTCGCCGCCCGGCTCGGTATCGCCGATGTCGTACGGTTCCGGCCGCCGGTCGGTCAGGAGCAGCTCGCCGACTGGTTCCGGGCCGCGTCCGTCCTCGTGATGCCCTCCTACAGTGAGTCCTTCGGGCTCGTCGCCATAGAGGCACAGGCGGCCGGCACTCCCGTCCTCGCGGCTGCCGTGGGCGGTCTGCCCGTCGCGGTGCGCCACAAGGAGACGGGCTTTTTGGTACCGGGGCACAATCCCGTCGACTACGCGCGCGTGCTGCGCGATTTCGCCGACAACCGGGCACTCCCCGACCGGATGGGCGCGGCTGCCGCCTGGCACGCCAAGTCCTTCGGCTGGGACACGGCGGCCGCCGCCACGGCGGACGTCTACACGGCGGCCATGCACGATCACCGCCGTCACGTACGCTCCCACCATGGCTGA
- a CDS encoding response regulator transcription factor codes for MTRVLVVEDEESFSDALSYMLRKEGFEVAIATTGPDGLDEFERNGADLVLLDLMLPGLPGTEVCRQLRSRSNVPVIMVTAKDSEIDKVVGLEIGADDYVTKPFSSRELVARIRAVLRRRGEPEEVTPAALEAGPVRMDVDRHVVTVSGSKVDLPLKEFDLLEMLLRNAGRVLTRMQLIDRVWGADYVGDTKTLDVHVKRLRAKIEPDPGAPRYLVTVRGLGYKFEP; via the coding sequence GTGACCCGAGTGCTCGTCGTCGAGGACGAGGAGTCCTTCAGCGACGCTCTGTCCTACATGCTCCGCAAAGAGGGTTTCGAGGTCGCCATCGCGACCACCGGGCCCGACGGACTCGACGAGTTCGAGCGCAACGGCGCCGACCTCGTCCTCCTCGACCTGATGCTGCCCGGACTGCCCGGCACCGAGGTGTGCCGCCAGCTGCGCAGCCGATCGAACGTCCCGGTGATCATGGTCACCGCCAAGGACAGCGAGATCGACAAGGTCGTGGGGCTCGAAATAGGAGCCGATGACTATGTCACCAAGCCCTTCTCGTCCCGCGAACTGGTCGCCCGTATCCGGGCCGTCCTGCGCCGCCGCGGCGAGCCCGAGGAAGTCACCCCGGCGGCTCTGGAAGCTGGCCCGGTCCGTATGGACGTCGACCGCCACGTGGTCACCGTCTCCGGCTCCAAGGTCGACCTCCCCCTCAAGGAGTTCGACCTGCTGGAGATGCTGCTCCGCAACGCGGGCCGCGTTCTGACGCGTATGCAGCTCATCGACCGGGTATGGGGCGCCGACTACGTGGGCGACACCAAAACCCTGGACGTCCACGTCAAGCGCCTCCGCGCGAAGATCGAGCCGGACCCGGGTGCCCCTCGCTACCTGGTCACGGTCCGCGGGCTCGGCTACAAGTTCGAGCCGTAA